CGGGCTTCTGGGAGAGTCTCGGCTACCACAACTACGGCGACCCCTGGCAGGAGCAACGGTTCTGGGGCGACTGAACCCTGGCCTGGCGTACGGTCGGGACCGGGCAGGAACTAACGGAGGCAGCGATGACCAGCTCAAACGTGTGGAGCGACGGCAACGCCCTCGCCGGCCCCCTCCATGACGTCTTCCGCGTCGATCTCACCACCGCCATCGGGCGCTGCACGAACTGTGGGCGTGAAGGGCTGATGGCCGAGGTGCGGGTGTTCGACCACGCCCCCGGCGTGATCGCCCGCTGCCCGACCTGTGACCAGGTCCTGGTGCGGCTGGTCCGTGGCCCCGACCGTGCCTGGCTGGACCTGCGCGGCCTAGCGTATCTGCAACTGCCCGTACCGGAGGAGACCTGAGCGGTCCGAGATATGGAACAATTTCCGCCAATCCCGCTGGCCGAATGGCGCGACACCAAAGAGACGCTGCATCGGTTCTGCCAGGTCGTCGGCAAGATCCGCCTGGCCACCAGCGTCCGCCGCAACCACTGGTGGAACGTGCCCTTCCACCTCACCGGCCGAGGCATCACCACCCGACCCATGGGCCAGATCGACGGCAACCCGATCTTCACCATCGACTTCGACTTCGTCGACCACCAGCTGTATGTCCAAGCCATGGACGGCACCGCAGTGTCGATCCCACTCCATGGCCAGTCGGTGGCGTCGTTTCATCGCGCGGTGTTCGAGGCGTTGGCCACGTTCGGGATCAAGGTGAGGATCGCCAACCCGAGGCCGTTCGACCTGCCCGATGCCGACCGCCGCTTCGCCGACGACACCGAGCACGCCAGCTACGACCCGGCCTGGGCCAGCCGCTACTGGCAGGTCCTCAGCCAGGTGAATCTCCTCTTGGAGGAGTTCGCGGCACGGTTCTCGGGCAAGGTCA
Above is a window of Actinomycetota bacterium DNA encoding:
- a CDS encoding DUF6510 family protein; protein product: MTSSNVWSDGNALAGPLHDVFRVDLTTAIGRCTNCGREGLMAEVRVFDHAPGVIARCPTCDQVLVRLVRGPDRAWLDLRGLAYLQLPVPEET
- a CDS encoding DUF5996 family protein, producing MEQFPPIPLAEWRDTKETLHRFCQVVGKIRLATSVRRNHWWNVPFHLTGRGITTRPMGQIDGNPIFTIDFDFVDHQLYVQAMDGTAVSIPLHGQSVASFHRAVFEALATFGIKVRIANPRPFDLPDADRRFADDTEHASYDPAWASRYWQVLSQVNLLLEEFAARFSGKVSPVHHFWHTFDIAHTRFSDRHVDQPPTADAVTREAYAREVISFGFWFGDDRFAEPAFYAYTAPEPAGLADQPLQPAAAWWDPRDGSHLAVLRYDDARATSDPRTTVLDFYESAYQAGARQAGWDMGRLACPGGITDPHLRRHQHPPWE